Proteins from one methanogenic archaeon mixed culture ISO4-G1 genomic window:
- a CDS encoding bifunctional hexulose-6-phosphate synthase/ribonuclease regulator — translation MPVLQIALDLMQLNRAVVIAHEAVDGGADWVEVGTPLIKSEGAEAVRTLRREFPGKKIIADTKTMDVGGVEVEIMAKAGANIITVLGLSEDSTIEEAVMAGRKYGAEVMVDMINVPDKVARSKEVEKLGVAYICLHMGIDTQMKGEEPPIDTLRKVVEAVSIPVAVAGGITAENAGLYAEAGATDIIVGGAIIKTGNIRQAAENVKKAMAGAKIDTRISKKYTEDELFEAFSKVSTCNISDAFHKQGVMIGIVPQSLQHRQRMVGRALTVQTANGDWAKPVEAIDHVKKGDVLVVDVGGAPVAVWGELATCSAMVMGANGIVIDGAIRDIDDIRDLKFPAFSRTVAPCAGEPKGYGGIGIEVTVGGQRVRTGDWIVGDESGVVVIPKEMAVEVANRSLDVHERENRTREEIKRGSTLSKVNELSKWEPVQ, via the coding sequence ATGCCCGTATTGCAGATCGCTTTGGACCTGATGCAGCTGAACAGAGCCGTCGTCATCGCACATGAGGCGGTGGACGGAGGCGCGGATTGGGTCGAGGTCGGAACACCTCTCATCAAGAGCGAAGGCGCCGAGGCCGTGCGCACGCTCCGCAGGGAATTCCCCGGGAAGAAGATCATAGCCGACACCAAGACGATGGACGTCGGAGGGGTCGAAGTGGAGATCATGGCCAAGGCCGGTGCCAACATAATCACCGTGCTGGGTCTTTCCGAGGACTCCACCATCGAGGAGGCGGTCATGGCGGGCAGGAAGTACGGCGCCGAGGTCATGGTGGACATGATCAACGTGCCCGACAAAGTGGCCCGTTCCAAGGAGGTCGAGAAGCTCGGAGTGGCATACATCTGCCTGCACATGGGCATCGACACGCAGATGAAGGGCGAGGAGCCGCCCATAGATACTCTCAGAAAGGTCGTCGAGGCCGTGTCCATCCCCGTGGCAGTCGCCGGAGGCATCACCGCCGAGAACGCGGGACTCTACGCGGAGGCGGGAGCGACCGACATCATCGTCGGCGGGGCCATCATCAAGACCGGTAACATCAGACAGGCCGCGGAAAACGTCAAGAAGGCGATGGCCGGGGCCAAGATCGACACCAGGATCTCCAAGAAGTACACCGAGGACGAACTCTTCGAGGCGTTCTCGAAGGTCTCCACCTGCAACATCTCGGACGCGTTCCACAAACAGGGCGTAATGATCGGCATCGTTCCCCAGTCCCTCCAGCACAGGCAGAGGATGGTCGGGAGGGCACTGACCGTCCAGACAGCCAACGGCGATTGGGCGAAGCCCGTGGAGGCGATAGATCACGTGAAGAAGGGCGACGTCCTGGTCGTCGACGTGGGCGGAGCCCCCGTCGCGGTCTGGGGCGAGCTCGCCACATGCTCGGCGATGGTCATGGGCGCCAACGGTATAGTCATCGACGGTGCCATCAGGGACATCGACGACATAAGGGACCTGAAGTTCCCGGCATTCTCCAGGACGGTTGCGCCCTGTGCCGGGGAACCGAAGGGATACGGCGGCATCGGGATCGAGGTCACCGTCGGCGGACAGAGGGTCAGGACCGGCGACTGGATCGTCGGTGACGAGAGCGGGGTCGTGGTCATCCCCAAGGAGATGGCCGTCGAGGTCGCGAACCGTTCCCTGGACGTCCACGAGAGGGAGAACCGCACGAGAGAGGAGATCAAGAGGGGATCGACCCTCTCGAAGGTCAACGAACTCTCGAAGTGGGAACCTGTTCAGTAA
- a CDS encoding protein-tyrosine phosphatase has protein sequence MFGKKDEKKPRILFLDRKNDYVSQLAEYFTNQLFEGRYEVYSAGFEHDIIDCEMISVMYQVGEDMRRQVAKDLKNDELLPKDDNYDLVIYLEKPIFDEYSKKSPWQGKQILAPMIAREDFTATDDAELYQDYVKVIEQVKAWVKDNMGDFEALSKLVSA, from the coding sequence ATGTTCGGCAAGAAGGACGAGAAGAAACCTCGCATACTCTTCCTCGACAGGAAGAACGATTACGTGTCGCAGCTGGCGGAGTATTTCACCAACCAGCTCTTCGAGGGCAGGTACGAGGTCTACAGTGCCGGTTTCGAGCACGACATCATCGACTGCGAGATGATATCCGTCATGTATCAGGTCGGAGAGGACATGAGGAGGCAGGTCGCCAAGGACCTGAAGAACGACGAGCTGCTCCCGAAGGATGACAATTACGATCTCGTCATCTACCTGGAGAAGCCGATCTTCGACGAGTACTCCAAGAAGTCCCCCTGGCAGGGGAAGCAGATTCTCGCACCGATGATCGCCCGTGAGGACTTCACCGCCACCGACGACGCCGAGCTCTACCAGGATTACGTCAAGGTCATCGAGCAGGTCAAGGCGTGGGTCAAGGACAACATGGGCGACTTCGAGGCCCTGTCCAAACTGGTATCCGCATGA